A single region of the Miscanthus floridulus cultivar M001 unplaced genomic scaffold, ASM1932011v1 fs_786_1, whole genome shotgun sequence genome encodes:
- the LOC136533085 gene encoding uncharacterized protein isoform X1: protein MEHLFMQAFESKNRVAAQVQKHADSYSRILACNLLAAGHQPPEWLLPSATLPQELNGKPIVLTGRQITTPAINRTVFLPLAVPSTLSTKSGDPNGYDAYQGTSCTALGTTNQHEEQQQEQASLTQELTESCTAAKLFSRIQRSRSRQKHIEDCLHGGDRAAKSGSCDGMQDGMHKSNLKTVGSNRAAASSSSVPCDDVPDCAETTSGSGQGGGFCAIQGKSTDFLKCDNNPEDQGVKLDGFPPLIVENKIICSDSDVGVSNNCSVRDSPGVPLPDFSKPNTADSVCHRIPETHLLVEPKMLQFDVAESVCMNPSSEQTGQQQESGLKSDHLDLAFTNLSSEDPSSTSSQGPHSMGRLLLNHVRSGHLNHDSASVEQHHKYTSECGHPDLTSMPSPNKKPSPTCSAEVLNSTGEPLLHKNTEHIPETNSLGRAYPKVSQPLKIDTLKSNETNCSVVIEHTPRSLLDNDTMQVIEDTDKPKSHVSPPYSGPLQQPTQLADARFGAHTSPGISPNSLLGVDGCNHLSNLQKDDTNSRCSQDRSAELLPPHNFISTDACQSRHLSYRTQSNDKHSNGAAAVNASKSADSELSQEQYLLVRPSLEFNGSISVVKTPLGHPPLGMQNEMIQADPVSDSINCSSGKLGDDVHVSKACGGSADNRKNESVVPKVSPIGSSRTRDKQVTEKNAVASSGKNNGKLRQGKEQETPDAKDDVQVIADAKDDVQVIADSCTAENIEKMKSPCTSESCDKNNKHQEDRGHAQKKSAADGVQINGGMSSKRKRIKCQDTVLPNSQDTNPLSPNHQDGIGTHVVTAEKISVETQPSGRYFLRNSGFDNFMLLKSETKNDAVNHSMSVASDVQQNENSSPKLRDRFSLSEVALCNSSSAKVLSPNFSNGISSRNVIEEMDLQNYQAQLQNICDAAASSPLASSSMELCSQEENTYLQGERLSVANSNVEHPWMAPQMDEILSQSVPLNPANYFSTDSTNIFPSYALDQHGKQASAPVALFHEKLSYGSGVEVDRKFRSEDLTGHLLSDDTTPRQKDDDSVEFNDAMPQFESFDFSLPLDSSTTEERTFESVHDSRQFGTFNSDTSNKYKMSTVSGMRQLLATMSGKAANCLFNDDGRQHSVSIDGRITDIFGSSGLGHKGSFITSDVVASCSSNAANKQDNGENPLTPYVEKYCVGKLSEKNRSVSEHMGSIPELLCFRIDEDSDIAEENDYREILPGSVGNQGQSGRKALQDITGLCQSIGNPASYSIGMIMDTGDRDMTVETFSSELNHDPDLRNDGDNKKPKESCASLLKKGGKMSHSLHNRLSKRETRQSEANPGKRSKPSNIVANVASFIPLVKPKVQPACVKKDVRVKALEAAEAAKRLEEKKRNEREMRKAAAKLEREKLKQEKELKQKQEEEQKKKRGADVATRKRQRDEEERREKERKKKCIEEARKQQTRPMERKHANNDKEAHPEAHDNKERQKNLAEAVKVPVKFDEMTGLGGKATNSHNEMVVITDERPAIFGSHCLENIPNSIEESYIMTPYKDSDDEDNDFEHKEESRRRRKLVPSWARGENLENILLSNYVLDARKIFARKCSSDLSETCPVHIPQRGFR from the exons ATGGAGCACCTGTTCATGCAGGCCTTCGAGAGCAAGAACCGGGTGGCCGCGCAGGTGCAGAAGCACGCCGACTCCTACTCCAGGATCCTCGCCTGCAACCTCCTCGCCGCTGGTCACCAGCCCCCGGAATGGCTCCTCCCTTCCGCCACCCTGCCCCAAG AGCTGAATGGCAAACCAATTGTTCTGACTGGAAGACAGATTACAACACCAGCCATCAATAGGACTGTCTTTCTGCCTCTAGCTGTTCCTAGCACTTTGTCCACAAAGTCGGGGGATCCAAATGGATATGATGCCTACCAAGGCACTAGTTGCACTGCTCTGGGTACTACTAACCAACATGAAGAGCAGCAGCAAGAGCAGGCTTCGCTTACCCAGGAGCTTACTGAGTCTTGCACTGCAGCCAAATTGTTTTCAAGGATTCAGCGTTCCAGGTCAAGGCAAAAGCATATTGAAGATTGCCTACATGGAGGAGATCGAGCTGCAAAGAGTGGAAGCTGTGATGGTATGCAAGATGGGATGCATAAGTCTAACCTTAAGACTGTGGGGTCAAACAGAGCTGCTGCATCATCATCTTCCGTGCCGTGTGATGATGTCCCAGACTGTGCTGAAACAACATCAGGTTCAGGTCAGGGTGGTGGTTTTTGTGCCATTCAAGGGAAGTCAACTGACTTCTTGAAGTGCGACAACAATCCTGAAGACCAAGGAGTTAAGTTAGATGGTTTCCCACCGCTGATTGTAGAGAACAAGATTATCTGTTCTGATAGCGACGTCGGGGTCAGTAACAACTGTTCTGTTAGAGATTCACCGGGTGTGCCacttccagatttctctaagccAAACACTGCAGATAGTGTGTGCCATCGAATTCCTGAAACTCACTTATTGGTTGAGCCAAAAATGCTTCAATTTGATGTTGCTGAATCAGTTTGTATGAATCCTTCCAGTGAACAAACAGGTCAGCAACAGGAATCTGGTCTGAAAAGTgaccatcttgatcttgcttttaCAAATCTGTCAAGTGAAGACCCATCTTCTACCAGCTCTCAGGGACCTCATTCTATGGGAAGGTTGTTGCTTAATCATGTTAGGTCAGGACATTTGAACCATGACAGTGCATCAGTGGAGCAGCACCACAAATATACTTCAGAATGTGGCCATCCTGATCTTACTAGTATGCCTTCTCCAAATAAGAAACCATCTCCGACGTGTTCTGCTGAAGTACTGAATTCTACGGGTGAACCATTACTTCATAAGAATACAGAACATATTCCTGAAACCAATTCTTTGGGAAGAGCATACCCCAAGGTCAGCCAACCACTTAAAATAGATACATTGAAGAGTAATGAAACCAATTGTTCTGTGGTTATTGAGCATACCCCAAGGTCACTGCTTGATAATGATACAATGCAGGTTATTGAGGATACTGACAAACCGAAATCTCATGTCTCACCTCCATACAGTGGACCTTTGCAGCAGCCTACCCAACTAGCTGATGCAAGGTTTGGGGCTCATACATCACCAGGAATATCACCGAACAGTTTGTTAGGGGTGGATGGCTGTAATCACCTTTCAAATTTGCAGAAAGATGACACAAATAGCCGATGCTCCCAAGACAGATCTGCTGAGCTGCTTCCACCTCATAATTTTATTTCCACTGATGCTTGTCAATCAAGGCACTTGTCTTATAGAACACAAAGTAACGACAAACATTCCAATGGTGCTGCTGCTGTGAATGCCTCTAAATCTGCAGATAGTGAGTTATCACAGGAACAGTATTTATTAGTCAGACCATCTTTGGAATTTAATGGAAGTATTTCAGTTGTGAAAACTCCCTTGGGCCATCCTCCTCTGGGCATGCAAAATGAGATGATCCAAGCAGACCCAGTATCTGACTCAATCAATTGCTCTTCAGGAAAATTGGGTGATGATGTTCATGTCAGCAAAGCCTGTGGTGGTTCTGCTGATAACAGAAAGAACGAATCTGTGGTTCCAAAAGTTAGCCCGATTGGTTCATCTAGAACCAGAGATAAGCAAGTAACAGAAAAGAATGCTGTCGCTTCATCAGGAAAAAACAATGGAAAACTGCGACAAG GAAAAGAACAAGAGACCCCTGATGCTAAGGATGATGTGCAAGTAATTGCTGATGCTAAGGATGATGTGCAAGTAATTGCTGATTCATGCACAGCCGAAAACATTGAGAAAATGAAGTCTCCATGTACGTCAGAATCTTGTGACAAGAACAACAAGCACCAAGAGGATAGAGGGCatgctcagaagaagtcagctgCAGATGGTGTCCAGATTAATGGGGGTATGTCATCCAAAAGAAAACGAATAAAGTGCCAAGACACTGTGCTTCCCAATTCTCAAGACACAAATCCATTATCTCCGAATCACCAAGATGGCATTGGCACCCATGTGGTAACTGCAGAAAAAATTTCAGTGGAAACACAACCTTCTGGTCGTTACTTCCTAAGAAATTCAGGATTTGATAACTTCATGCTTCTCAAGTCTGAGACAAAGAATGATGCAGTGAACCACAGTATGTCAGTTGCAAGTGATGTTCAACAAAATGAGAATTCTTCTCCCAAGCTAAGAGATAGGTTCAGCCTATCTGAGGTTGCTCTCTGTAACTCTTCTAGTGCAAAGGTTTTATCACCTAATTTTAGTAATGGTATCAGCAGCAGGAATGTAATTGAAGAAATGGACCTCCAAAACTATCAAGCACAGTTACAAAATATTTGTGATGCTGCTGCAAGTTCTCCATTGGCTAGCAGCTCTATGGAACTCTGCAGTCAAGAG GAAAATACTTACTTACAAGGTGAGAGATTAAGTGTTGCTAATTCCAATGTGGAACATCCGTGGATGGCTCCTCAGATGGATGAAATATTGTCTCAGAGTGTGCCACTGAATCCAGCAAATTATTTCAGCACTGATTCAACAAATATATTCCCGAGTTATGCATTGGATCAACATGGTAAACAGGCATCTGCTCCAGTTGCATTGTTTCATGAGAAATTAAGTTATGGCTCTGGCGTGGAAGTTGATAGGAAATTTAGAAGTGAAGATCTAACAGGACATTTACTATCTGATGATACTACCCCAAGGCAAAAGGATGATGACTCTGTGGAATTTAATGATGCAATGCCACAATTTGAGAGCTTTGATTTTTCTCTTCCATTGGATAGCTCAACTACTGAAGAAAGGACATTTGAGAGCGTTCATGATTCCAGACAATTTGGTACATTTAATTCTGATACCTCTAATAAATATAAGATGAGCACAGTAAGTGGCATGCGTCAGCTATTGGCAACTATGTCAGGGAAAGCTGCAAACTGTTTGTTTAATGATGATGGAAGACAACACAGTGTAAGTATTGATGGCAGAATAACAGATATTTTTGGTTCAAGTGGATTGGGACATAAGGGTTCTTTCATTACTTCTGATGTTGTAGCGTCATGTTCCTCAAATGCTGCCAACAAACAGGATAATGGTGAAAATCCATTGACCCCTTATGTTGAAAAGTATTGCGTGGGGAAACTTTCAGAAAAAAATAGATCTGTTTCAGAGCATATGGGTTCAATTCCTGAGCTTTTATGCTTCCGAATTGATGAAGACAGTGACATTGCAGAAGAAAATGATTACCGAGAGATATTACCTGGATCTGTAGGCAACCAGGGCCAATCTGGAAGAAAAGCACTTCAGGATATCACTGGACTATGTCAAAGCATTGGGAATCCTGCCTCTTATTCGATAGGTATGATTATGGATACAGGTGACAGAGACATGACTGTAGAAACTTTCAGCAGCGAACTCAATCATGATCCAGATCTCAGGAATGATGGTGATAACAAGAAGCCTAAAGAAAGTTGTGCTTCTTTATTAAAAAAAGGAGGGAAAATGTCTCATTCCCTCCATAACAGATTAAGCAAGAGAGAAACAAGACAGAGTGAAGCAAATCCTGGCAAGCGCTCTAAGCCTAGCAATATTGTTGCTAATGTGGCATCTTTTATACCTCTTGTAAAGCCAAAGGTGCAACCTGCATGTG TGAAAAAAGATGTCAGAGTGAAGGCACTTGAGGCAGCTGAAGCTGCAAAACGTCTTGAAGAAAAGAAACGAAATGAACGTGAAATgcgcaaagcagcagcaaaattaGAGCGTGAGAAACTGAAGCAAGAGAAAGAACTAAAGCAAAAACAGGAAGAGGAACAGAAGAAGAAAAGAGGTGCTGATGTGGCAACAAGGAAGAGGCAGAGGGATGAGGAGGAAAGGAGGGAAAAGGAGAGAAAAAAGAAATGCATTGAAGAAGCTCGAAAACAACAGACGCGACCTATGGAAAGAAAGCATGCCAACAATGACAAAGAAGCTCATCCAGAAGCTCAT GATAATAAGGAGCGGCAGAAGAATTTGGCTGAAGCGGTGAAAGTCCCAGTAAAATTTGATGAAATGACAGGTCTTGGAGGAAAGGCCACTAACAGTCACAATGAAATGGTTGTGATAACCGATGAGAGGCCTGCAATTTTTGGATCTCATTGTCTGgaaaatatcccaaacagtatTGAGGAG TCATACATAATGACTCCATATAAAGATTCTGATGATGAGGATAATGATTTCGAACATAAAGAAGAATCAAGGCGAAGAAGGAAATTGGTTCCTTCATGGGCTCG GGGAGAAAACTTGGAAAACATCTTATTATCCAATTATGTTTTGGACGCTAGAAAAATCTTTGCACGAAAATGCTCATCTGATCTCTCTGAAA CTTGTCCTGTCCACATACCACAACGTGGTTTCAGATGA